From a region of the Zingiber officinale cultivar Zhangliang chromosome 4B, Zo_v1.1, whole genome shotgun sequence genome:
- the LOC121975377 gene encoding transmembrane protein 87A-like: MLPLSLGGSPMACGGLLLVLFLLPSAGVFFSCRRVEGSIHEYGGRRFAPEGNAFILHGGSEGLYGPASSANASAPMNSFIRFENIKFRRSMEAAAKAKTFGTRTSLSVNAIVFDVEDREKIGGSAYGGQRDICCTADLAKLGSCTEGTIIYRRSNSYPDWPQVLSASFKVDDLETTLLSKTLHVTKTRMYNLYFIYCDPALDGLEVDGKTIWKNPTGYLPGRMEPLIKFYGFMSLAFLILAVYWFSQYARFWTEVMPLQNCITLVIALGMIEMALWYSEYAEFNETGIRTKGITFWAVTFGAVKQTVSRLLILIVSMGYGIVRPTLGGFTSKVALLGGAFFLASEIFELVENVWTISDVPWKPILILALPVAILDAMFIIWIFISLSKTSKKLQARRFTGKQDIYRKFTNALIVTVIVSITWIAFELYFKATDAYGEKWQSAWMIPAFWQVLSFSVLCVICCLLAPSQNSLRYAYSDDGGEDFVNEANKSLIKTEPYPYKDSWSFSVSSDNKETTTPEDDEDGEEKRE; this comes from the exons ATGCTGCCTCTCAGTCTCGGAGGTTCTCCCATGGCGTGTGGAGGTCTCCTTTTGGTTCTATTCTTGTTACCCTCCGCCGGCGTCTTCTTCAGCTGCCGCAGAGTTGAGGGGTCGATCCATGAGTATGGAGGCCGGAGGTTCGCGCCCGAAGGCAATGCCTTTATCCTTCACGGCGGAAGCGAGGGGCTCTATGGTCCTGCTTCCTCCGCCAACGCTTCCGCTCCGATGAACTCCTTCATCCG TTTTGAAAATATCAAATTCAGAAGATCAATGGAAGCTGCTGCTAAGGCAAAAACTTTTGGAACTAGAACTTCCTTATCTGTCAATGCAATTGTCTTTGATGTGGAGGATCGTGAGAAAATTGGTGGTTCAGCTTATGGAGGTCAACGGGACATATGTTGCACAGCTGATCTAGCAAAGCTAGGTTCTTGTACTGAAGGAACAATCATCTATCGCCGATCTAATAGTTACCCTGATTGGCCACAAGTACTTTCTGCATCCTTCAAAGTAGATGATCTAGAGACTACATTATTATCCAAAACATTACATGTCACGAAGACCAGGATGTACAATCTGTATTTCATTTACTGTGATCCAGCACTTGATGGGCTTGAAGTTGATGGGAAGACTATATGGAAGAACCCTACTGGATATCTACCTGGAAGGATGGAACCTCTCATCAAATTTTATGGGTTCATGTCTCTTGCCTTTTTGATACTTGCAGTGTATTGGTTTTCCCAGTATGCAAGGTTCTGGACAGAGGTCATGCCACTGCAGAACTGTATAACACTTGTTATCGCCTTAGGAATGATCGAAATGGCCTTATGGTACTCCGAGTATGCTGAATTCAACGAAACTGGCATCCGAACGAAGGGGATCACCTTCTGGGCAGTAACTTTTGGTGCTGTAAAACAGACAGTCTCACGTCTGCTAATACTAATCGTTTCCATGGGATATGGTATTGTTAGGCCTACTCTTGGTGGCTTTACTTCTAAGGTGGCCTTGCTCGGTGGAGCATTCTTCCTAGCATCAGAGATCTTCGAATTGGTGGAGAATGTCTGGACCATTAGCGATGTtccttggaagccaattttaatcTTGGCTCTGCCTGTGGCAATATTAGATGCTATGTTTATCATCTGGATATTTATTTCTCTGTCAAAAACCTCGAAAAAACTTCAG GCAAGAAGATTTACTGGGAAGCAAGACATCTACCGGAAATTCACTAATGCCTTGATCGTGACCGTTATCGTATCAATTACTTGGATAGCCTTTGAG TTGTATTTCAAGGCAACAGATGCATATGGTGAGAAGTGGCAGAGTGCATGGATGATTCCAGCTTTTTGGCAGGTCCTCTCCTTCTCTGTGCTGTGTGTCATCTGTTGTCTCTTGGCACCTTCTCAGAACTCCTTGAG ATATGCCTATTCGGATGATGGTGGTGAGGACTTCGTCAATGAGGCTAACAAATCCTTGATTAAAACAGAACCATACCCTTACAAGGACAGTTGGAGTTTCTCTGTGTCATCAGATAACAAAGAGACTACAACTCCAGAAGACGatgaagatggagaagaaaaaaggGAGTAG